Proteins encoded in a region of the Flammeovirga yaeyamensis genome:
- a CDS encoding B12-binding domain-containing radical SAM protein, giving the protein MHYEGKIYRPWIESESLLIQTTIGCTHNTCTFCDMFREKKFRKRKLEDVFKDIEEARTLYPYVHSIFLTDGNVMVLKTDYLLQVIQKIKETFPELERIALYSSYNDLNRKSVEELTILREAGLTMAYIGLESGDQQTLDFVEKGLDHNEIINGARKAKEAGIRTLASFIFGLGGKYRSEEHIKETTDLLNIIQPEEIAPMALALQPGTTLEQQARDGEFILASPLQILEEEKYLIEHMTFDTMYWGDHGNNLTPMKGMFMENKDRFLTYLEHARQYHPEIHKETLRTFAW; this is encoded by the coding sequence ATGCATTACGAAGGAAAAATTTATCGCCCATGGATAGAATCTGAAAGTTTACTTATCCAAACAACTATAGGCTGTACACACAATACTTGTACGTTTTGTGATATGTTCAGAGAAAAGAAGTTTAGAAAAAGAAAGCTAGAAGATGTCTTTAAAGATATTGAAGAAGCGAGAACATTGTACCCCTATGTTCACTCTATTTTCCTTACCGATGGTAATGTAATGGTTTTAAAAACCGATTATCTATTACAAGTAATACAAAAGATCAAGGAAACTTTTCCTGAATTAGAAAGAATAGCTTTATATAGTAGCTACAACGATTTAAACAGAAAGTCAGTTGAAGAGTTAACCATTCTAAGAGAAGCAGGTTTAACAATGGCTTATATTGGTTTAGAATCAGGTGATCAGCAAACTTTAGATTTTGTTGAGAAAGGTCTAGATCACAATGAGATCATCAATGGTGCTAGAAAAGCCAAAGAAGCTGGAATACGTACTTTAGCTTCATTCATCTTCGGTTTGGGAGGTAAGTATCGTTCTGAGGAACATATTAAAGAAACGACTGATCTATTGAATATCATTCAGCCAGAAGAAATTGCTCCAATGGCTTTGGCTTTACAGCCAGGTACAACTTTGGAACAACAAGCTAGGGATGGTGAGTTTATTCTGGCATCGCCGCTTCAAATATTAGAAGAAGAGAAATATTTGATAGAGCATATGACTTTCGATACGATGTATTGGGGTGATCATGGCAATAATTTAACTCCTATGAAAGGGATGTTTATGGAAAATAAAGATCGTTTCTTAACTTACTTAGAACATGCGAGACAATATCATCCGGAGATCCATAAAGAAACACTAAGAACCTTCGCTTGGTAA
- a CDS encoding AraC family transcriptional regulator, which yields MITQSLQRIFEIHIEELSVWEKRPHKHNFFEIVYIEKGSGYQCINDHEFEYKEGNIFLLPPLDCHSFKIKETTRFMFIRFTDHYFMNSDGKTDYNRWFEQISYIIAHYNKVAGDIISSESERQFLIQNLNMIYRESLKTDVYSKSIINSILVTVLELLGRNIEEKYLKETQISDSKFTEILRFINQNITNTEQLKIPYLAEKFNVSKTYFSEYFKKNAQMSLVDYIIKAKLRIVETKIKHTDLSLKEIAYQLNFTDSSHLSKSFKKMYGMSIRDFRNTQVC from the coding sequence ATGATCACACAATCGTTACAAAGAATATTTGAAATTCATATTGAAGAATTATCAGTTTGGGAAAAAAGACCACACAAACACAACTTTTTTGAAATCGTGTATATCGAAAAAGGAAGTGGCTACCAGTGCATTAATGATCATGAATTTGAATACAAGGAAGGTAATATTTTCTTGCTTCCACCACTCGATTGTCATTCATTCAAAATAAAAGAAACCACACGGTTTATGTTCATCCGTTTTACAGATCATTATTTTATGAATAGTGATGGTAAAACGGATTACAACCGTTGGTTTGAACAAATTTCTTATATCATTGCTCATTACAATAAAGTTGCAGGTGATATTATCTCTTCAGAAAGTGAGCGTCAGTTTCTTATTCAGAACTTGAATATGATCTACAGAGAATCACTTAAAACGGATGTATACTCAAAATCTATCATTAACAGTATTCTTGTGACTGTCCTTGAATTGTTAGGTAGGAACATTGAGGAAAAATATCTCAAAGAAACCCAAATATCTGATAGTAAATTCACTGAAATACTTCGGTTCATCAATCAGAATATTACGAATACTGAACAACTGAAAATACCTTATTTAGCTGAGAAATTTAATGTATCGAAAACTTATTTTTCTGAATACTTTAAGAAGAACGCTCAGATGAGCTTGGTGGATTACATCATCAAAGCGAAGCTTAGAATTGTTGAGACAAAAATTAAGCATACCGATCTGTCTCTAAAAGAAATTGCCTATCAGCTTAACTTTACGGACAGCAGTCATTTATCAAAATCATTTA
- a CDS encoding SDR family NAD(P)-dependent oxidoreductase, which yields MKKTIFITGSTDGIGKLAAIKLASDGHEVYIHGRNENKLKAVIEEIKAQSNNQNIDGFVADLSSFFEVKKLASDVKNKLKKLDILINNAGVYYGGSLKNENGLDLRFVVNYFAPYLLTKELLELLKKGDAPRLINLSSAAQSPVSIPALQGTQDISENASYAQSKLALTQWSFNMAEEEKGITVIAVNPGSLLNTNMVKEAYGKFWSSADKGGNILYELAVDDTYKNKSGIYFDNDQEQIGRAHADAYNSSKNHNLIQETESILSNL from the coding sequence ATGAAAAAAACAATCTTTATTACTGGAAGTACTGACGGTATTGGAAAACTAGCTGCTATAAAATTGGCTTCAGATGGACATGAAGTATACATACACGGCAGAAATGAAAATAAATTAAAGGCAGTCATTGAAGAAATCAAAGCACAATCGAACAACCAAAATATAGATGGTTTTGTGGCTGATCTATCTTCTTTTTTTGAAGTTAAAAAACTAGCTTCTGATGTAAAGAATAAGCTTAAGAAGTTAGATATCCTGATCAATAATGCGGGTGTTTACTATGGCGGAAGTTTAAAAAACGAAAATGGACTGGACTTACGTTTTGTCGTAAACTATTTTGCACCTTACCTACTCACCAAAGAGCTATTAGAACTATTGAAAAAAGGTGATGCTCCAAGGTTAATTAATTTAAGTTCTGCAGCTCAATCGCCAGTATCGATACCTGCATTACAGGGAACACAAGATATTTCTGAAAATGCTTCCTATGCTCAAAGTAAATTGGCTTTAACTCAGTGGTCATTTAATATGGCTGAAGAAGAAAAAGGCATTACTGTGATTGCCGTTAACCCAGGTTCTTTACTAAACACCAATATGGTGAAAGAAGCTTATGGTAAATTTTGGTCATCAGCTGATAAAGGAGGAAATATATTGTATGAATTGGCTGTAGATGATACCTATAAAAATAAGTCAGGTATCTACTTTGATAACGACCAAGAACAAATTGGCCGTGCACATGCTGATGCTTATAACTCATCAAAAAACCACAATTTAATTCAAGAAACAGAGTCTATATTGAGTAATTTATAA